TTTTGTGGAGGTAAAAAGGGTAAACTGTATGGCCAGGTGCAAGGCTAGCACTGTTGATGTAAGATGTTTTATAAGTCATCGTGATCTTATGAATTCTTGTAACATAATATGAACTTTGTATGGTCTGGCCTGTGTACTGTGTGGAGCTTAGAGTACAAGTGGGAATTTTAGTTGGTTATCCTGTGCGGTTATTCTGTTGTGAAGCAGTACTTTGTGTTATTAGTGGGTTTCACGTGCAGAGAAGGAGTTTGTTCAGTATTAGGTTACTGCTTGCCAAGCACATTATGAAACCTGATCTTTGCAGTGCTCTGGCTTTGTAAAGTGCTGGCTTTATTCAGTTATGATATCATATATGGTTGTTAAGGCTGCATCCCATTTCACTTTCATTGAGTGCTTGTGTTGTGGCAGCTATAGTAGTGTAGAAAATCATCAATGCTTCATCAAGACTTCCTAAAACCTTTACATCTAGTGTATGGCCTATTCCAGGTGATTGTTAATTCGTTTTTCCTTGTCAAGACCTTATTCATTTTGATCTTTCCGAGGCTTTTCCCTtctcaatacatgtattgatCGACTTACAAAGACACTTGTCAAGTTTACCACTGTTTCCCTCACTTCTGAATAAATGCATATAGAGTGTGGTAATAGGGATTTACCTTATTTAAGAGTAATTGGGTAAAGTGAAATCACCACTTACATGTTGATTGACCTTGCTGGTTTTAATGATTGCAAAATAAACCTAGAGAATGGCATATGGCACCATACTGTTTTTCCCCTTCCCTTTTCCCCATTGGGTGACAATGAAAACACCCTTGACAGTTTGAGTTAAACTTTAGAGTACATTATTCATAGCTTATAATTACACGGCTGTAAGGATTTGTCAGGCATCTCACCATTATTGAACATGTTTCCTGCCTGAGCTAACCTATACCCTGTAGGTAGGTGGGAAGGGAAATTGGTTTTTAAGTGTTGTGTGCACACATTACATTGTGTTCATGTTTAATTGTTTAGCTACTTGAGACATCCAGACATGCAGTACATCAGTATGGCTTGTACGCTGGACTATGTAGAGTTGACAGAGAAGCTAGCATTGTTACAGGCTGAAATAAAGGAAGAACATGTTGACTTTGATAAGTTCTGGTCTGAGCACAAAACACTACTGGACAGAGTTATGAATTTTTCATTGTTTAATAGACTAGTGACCAAGGtaaaatgttgtaaacatgtttcaTAATCCTGAGTTAAGCAAGTGCAAAGTATGGGTGGACGTattgcatgttttaattgctaTGCATAGATGTATGTCAATATAAAACCAGGGTTTGTTGCATGTGTATGGACAGAAAATGTCATTCACTCATTTCACTATTGTGTATGTCCTTATATATGTGTATCATTTTGGTCTATGTTCAGATGAGTACAATAGTCATTGTACATTTGCTGTACGTTTGTTGTTTAACAAAAGCAACTGTGTGTAATTCTAGTTTCCACACATGTGTATGAAACCAGTCAAATATTACCTTTGATGCTACTAGAAAGATAGCACAAGGAAAATTGATCTATTGATTATTTGCATGCATTCTCATTTTATCATTACAAGGTAGTAAGTACCATATGTGGAGAAGCAGTCTTTGAACCTTGATACTGAAattaatacagtgaaaccttttaatagtaacatacagtatacatgtactgtacaacaaGAGATTGTGATAGAAGAAATTAAATGTCAACAAAAATTGTGAAATTGTAGATCTAACACATCCACTTTTGTAGACACTCATCATGCAATTAAGAGGTTATGATTCTTATACTTACTGattcatcaacttgttttttcatcaaaatttcttgTATAGTCTCAATAAAGAGGTGGCCTTACTATTGAGGTGAACTACACTATTATTGGGACTTGTACAGTACTTGACATGACTACCATAACAAGATATATGTAATATTGTGTCATCATTTACATCACTTGTTATGTGTTTATTGATCAGGTTAATGGAATAGTGAGTGGCTATTTGGATGACCTCACTGCTGATCTGGTGGTCGGTGATAACTTGACTACAGCAACACAACTTGGTGAACAACATGAGGCGTTTACTAGAAAATGCATGGAGGTGTGTGCATGTCATATGCTGTATACGCATGTGCATGTGTTGCACAAATCGTATATGTTTGTGCATATCTGTGTACATGTAGGCATGTTTATATGTGTTTGTTTGTACCTGTAGACAGTTAGTGGACATTTACAAGAAGTCAAAGAAGAAGGAAAGCATTTGTGTGAACCATTGAATGTGACTGGTGAAGAGTTTGTATACCAGGACACCAATATTAAGGTGACTATACACACATGTCAGCTTgctaatgtactgtacatgtctcAACTTTCAGGAGATGAATTCAACTGTTAAAAAGAACATGGCCAGTTTAAAAGACCTCAATAGATCTCTGATGCAGAAATGTCAACAAAAGAGAGATCTTTTGATGGTGGCTGTGAAGTACCATTACTTGTGTACACAGgtactgtatgcatgtatatataagaGTGGGGTCTGCTTATATACATTTGATCACTACACATGTATAACTGGGCCTGTATAGCTGGTAAGCTAGATATTATtgttatgtatgtgtacacaCGCTGTAGTGTGAGCGGTGGTATAAGGAAACAGAAGACGTCTTGGCTACACAGTCTGTTGGTGATATGGACAAAAAAGGTATGGCAGTAGCCTGTATTTGTCTCTCATTTCTAAAAACATATttactatgtactgtatattacatGAATCATATCtttgtatgtacacacatacggTATATCACAGTTAATTGTATATAGTAATAGGGTGTGTGCTCTATTATCCACTGTTGCCTTTGTAACAAACATGTGTATGCTGACAGTATGTGCCTGTATAACATATTATGTGTGTGATAAAGGAAATTATGATAAGCTTGAGCGTGTGTGTATACAGTAGGTACAGTACATCCTCTTGAAAGTGCTAATATGTATATAGTGCTACAGTCTGTGTATAGTGTTGTTACTCAATATTCCCACTTTATTTGTGGAAATACGTAatacactgtgtaaatattgcATTACAGGGTGTATACATAAATCTACTACGTATAAATACTGTACTTgtagtacatgcacacacatacatgtatgcaaacaccatgcatgcatgcacacacgtacacacgcacacacacacacacttgttcATGAGTACACTGCAACTGTTAAAGAGATCAGCCTCGCACCTTGTACTATTTATTAGGGGCAGTAACTGCAATGCAAGTACTAAATAACTGCTCAAAGAAAATGTCAACAAAACAAATCACAGCACTGAAGGAGCTGGGTACTTGTTTACCAGAAAAATCATTTAAGAAGAAAACAAATAAGCTAACTGATAAATGTAAACAGGTAAACAATAAACTTCTTGTGTAAGAAATAAATAATTGTTGTGGATATTTCCTTATTAAGGTTGCTGAAAAACTTGAAGCTCGTAAAGCTAGTTATTTGAAAATTGTGGCCGCAACTATGAAGCCTCCAGTTCGTCCTGATGTGCCTGCAGAATCAATCCAACCAGTACAACCTGCTCAACCAGTACAAACTAATCAACAGGATTATAAGGCTAAACCAGTCCAACCTGCACACCCTATTCAACAAGTTAAACCTACTCAACAGGATCAGCAAGCTAAACCAGTGCAACCTGTGCATAAGTCAGTACAATCTGCGCATCAACCAGTACAACCTGCACACCAATCTGTAAAACCTGCACACCAACCTGTTCAACCTAAACGATCAGCTGAATTACTTACACAATCAGAGAAATACCCACAGTCTAAAGTCATTACTCTCTCACCTAATCATTCTGTACCTACCACTTTTCCTCGTTTAGAAAATGGAACTGCTCGACCTCTGTCACCAGTAAGAGTGTGTGCTTTTTGTAACGTGTGTGTTtacttgtgtgttgtgtgtagacCGTACTGGACCACTTTGATGGACAACAATTGCTGCCCATGCAGCGTATCTTTAAAGAGCTTGTTTTAACTGAGAAAGCTTATGTGAAAGACTTAGCATCAGTGATGGATGTacgtgaatgtgtgtgtgtgtgtgtatgggggggggggggggggggggggtacaaTGCCTGATACAGCACACTTACTTAATATGTATTTGTTCTATAGATATGTGATATATTCCAGTGTATGcattgtttatttgttttagaaagtttttattattattcatgATTATGTATGTTATTTTACAGGGCTACTATAATGAGATGGACCCTCACAGCATGGATGTTCCACTAAAGTTACGTGGGAAAAGATCACAGGTGTTTGGAAATCTAGATGAAATCTATGATTTTCATAGCAGGTGTGTGTATAGaacatatatacactgtacatactgctCTGTAATATCTACATGTATACAGCAGTATACATACTTATAAGTACAGCTCTACATTGTGTGTAAACATACAAATACTGTATGTGTCTATGATGAAACATAATATGTGTCTATGATGAAATATGTATATTTTTTTGTGCATACATAGTATATTTGCTTATTTATCTGTACATTATATGTACTACACTTGGGTGTGTTGTGCTCACACTGCCATCAAGCATTAGATATGATGTATGTTGATTTTTGTTTAACAGATTTTTCCTTCATGCATTGGAAAAGTATGATGATTCACCAGAGCAAGTCGGAGAATGTTTTCTAGCACATGTATGTGAATTGTTAataacacacagacacacacacagacacacacacatactgtacatacacacacacgtatagtCACATACTTGACTACTTTTCGAGTAGGATATGTGCTGtgtacagtaatgtacaggATTGTTGTTTTGACATTATCACCACATGTCACATTAAGTTGCCTACAATTGCATGTCTGAGATGTGACATGGTATTTATACACATCCCTTAACACAAGTTACTGCATTCCCTACATTGTAAACAATGCACACATAATTTCAGAGTAATTATATATGACAATCAAAATTCATTTGATCAATGATCCATGTACGTATAGTTTATTGGGCCATTTGAAAATGTTTTTTTTATAAACAGTGTATGTAAGTGTACCTGAATCCCAGAAACATGATACaccatggtatactgtatgtgtggTACTGTATTTACTGTACGTAATTTTCTTATCACAGAGTCAGAGGTTCAGACTATATGAAGCTTACTGTAAGAACCGTAGCAATTCTAATGCTCTCattgctgatgacacagcctGCAATGCATTCTTTAAAGTAAGTATAAAGTGTGCTTACAACCtgtgtgtttgtgcgtgtgtatgtggtATGTTTGCATGAGATgagcatgtacatacacatgtatgcatatgtaattatgtacatacataaatgtACTATATTGTattttgcgtgggaggatcaaaaagtgctgatgaatgctgtattttccatacagtaccagttagctacataactactgtatgagtcatatagtacagttatgtaaggaatgtcACAAAAACAATCCCACTCATACAGCATGAATGATCACATTGTAAATTGTTAAAAGTAAcaaaactaatcctaccagtttgttCTACAATTAGAAATAGGTGATATGAAGTTACTGATGGTCTTATCACCAAATTTGAATTGGTTTCAGGCACTTGAGATGCATGCTCCCAGcaagacaaccaggaagtacaatatacagtacatgtaattaTCATTTAAAGTGCTGTCTATGCTTGCATGAAAAATATGTGGGGGGCGGGGGGGGCTAATAAAGCAGCACCCAGCTTCACCTTGAGCTGCATTAACCtctatattttccatacacacgcaCGGTAGTGCTTTTATAACATACATTTATCATATTTATTGTTGATAAATTGCATATTTTCTCTTATCACTGTAGCAAATTCAATTGAGCCTGGGCCATGAATTACCACTAAGTTCATATCTACTAAAACCTGTTCAgagaataacaaaatatcaGCTACTGTTAAAGGTAAGTTCACGTTAATATTATGTgtgtaaatgtatgtatgtaagaaTTTGTGAAAAAGCTCAACATGTAATTTTAGCAAATGCTTCACTAGCCCAGTAGCTCTCATGAAATTTCCTTTGCAAACTACTGTAGATGTTTCTAATGGCTACTTGGTCAAACCAGttagtggcttattgaatacagtGTTCATACTGAATAGGGTCTGTTTTGGGTGTAGACAGCAAACACACTGTTATTATCTTCTTAGATGTTTTTATAGCAAAGTTTTGGATATACACCTGGTGCCTTCTATATATGAACATGCTTGCATGTATAGTTGAATGCATCATTGAAAGGCTATAACATATAATGTGGATGTTGTGTAtgtaaaaaaagtgcatgaGGTTTGAGGAGCTCTAAAGTGTAAAGTGTATTACTACATCAATTGTTATAGGAATTAATGGATAGCTGTGCTGATTCACAAGAAATCTTTGAGAGCTTGAAGGTATTTCAATTCATTGTATTAAATATACAAAATAATGCACACTTATTAATTTACAGAAAGCATTTGATGAGATGTTGAAAATCCTACGATGTCTGAACCAATCTATGGATGTTGTAGGCTTGAAAGGATTTCCGGTAAGGAAGAATACTCATGTATGATGCGTGCGTATGGTACAtatataagatgtacaagtatCTACCTTGACAGCTAAAAAGTTCCATATGCACGTACGTATTCAGATTAGTGAATGTCTCTAACTGTACAGTATCTCTTACTGTAAAGAGATTAGCTAGTGGACACTTTTATCAATATGTCCACTAATCTCTTTCAGTTAACTACAGTAAGAGATCTTGCTACATGTTGTTTCAGTGATACATGGTATTCAAAGACCTTTTAAATATGTACTCACCTTAGACATTGCTACCAGTAAATAATGCACTTTACATGTAACAATTCTGTTctcctatagggtaacttggtAGATCAAGGGAGACTTCTTGCACAAGTGAGTGGCACTTATGCTCCTTACTCGATACTGTAATTTCTATGTAAAATGCATAGTATAtgtttgtatatatatgtgtgtgtttgtaatgTGTTTTATGTGTACCTGTTTTCTGTTATAGGAAAAATTTGTTATTGTTGAGAGCAACACACGTGCACGTACAAAAAAGACACTATTTGCAAAGAACAAAGAACGTCATGTGTTCTTGTTTGAGAAAGTGTTGGTACTTAGCAAGAAAACTACCGGTGTGGAtgccaaaaaaccagcctcattctTGTACAAAGAACACTACTTCGTAAGTACTGTATATTGCATACATACCAGTTGCAGTATTTAAGTGTGTGCACAGTGTGGCTTGTGGTCCATGTATACAACAGAATTTTcttatatatatgtaacacttgtgTGTGTACACTGTAGATGACAGATCTGTCATTGAGGGAAATCAATGATCAGAAGACATGTTTATTTTTGATGGTTTTTGGTCAGCATAAACCCATCACATTACAAGTATGTCAATATTGTAACTTACAGTATTTATACATATGTGTACAGTGATGAGTCAATTACCTTACTAATATGCAGGTGTTCATACAACTGTAAATCAAACAGTCGTtcattcaattactctaatagagcatacacctgttgacaaatactctaataaaacagtctttTTTGCATTGTGATAATCGACTGTTTGGTTAATTGACTCTCCACTCTATTTGTATTATGCAAGCTGGTGCATAGTAGTTTACTTCTGGTTTCGTTTTCATGTAAATATGCACACTGTCATATGTGTTGTTCTACAGGCAGATTCACAGGAAGTTAAGGAAGCTTGGGAATCAGAAATCCGAAGACTTCTAGAAATGCAATTTGGTTTATTAAAAGGTGATAAATGAACTAATAACATTGCACTACTCCTTCATTCATTGTTGTACAGAACAAGCATTAATGAGCCCAACAAAAGAAAAGGAGGCATCGTTATCAGGTATGCTGCCTTTAGTGATGTTATGTTTGTGTCATTTGTATGTATGCTGTAGGACCATTTACTTCAACTTTGAAACGTGGAGCATCTCTTTCTAAGTTTGAGTAAGTCAAATGCACAATGCTGTATTATCTTTGAGAGGTTACGTATGCATATGTGCTACGTTGTATGTGTACCATTTTACATATTGTTGTCTTAATTGTGCATTTCAATTGATATATACAGGGCTGCTACTATTAAACCTCTAGTCACCAGTCCTACCAGTTCAGTTCTTAGTGAAGGGAGTCCATTATCTGATCCTGAGAGTGATGAAGAAGAAATCGGTTTCTACACTGATGAGGATGACGAAGATGGAGAAACAGGATTTTCAGATGGCAGCATTCTTAACAGTGACGAAGATGTTGCTTACGAAAGTTTGGTATGTGCCATATTGAATAGATGTGCTTGCAAgttttagtgtgtgtgtgtatatttacTTCTTTGCTTGTTTGAAAAGCACATAAGATCTATGTATTTTTTAACAGGCTCCTGGTGCTCACAAATGGTACAGGGCCACATCAGATTATGCACCTGGCTCTACTGATAATGACGTGGCATTAGTGGAGGACCAAATTGTGGAGTTGTTGGGTATCAGCCAGTATGGGTGGTGGTGGGTACGTGTCACGAATCATAACAATGAACTACAACAAGGATGGGCGCCTGCCAGTTACTTAGAAACGTGCAGCAACTgattgtatatatttttgtgaatatatttttattacattattttgtgtacCATATGATCTGTCTTATAAATGTATGTTGCAAGGCTATCCGTAAACACATAATTTTTTCAGAGTAATGCTACGAATTAGACTATCTCTGGTAAAGCTAGCAAAGGGATTTATGAAAATACTTTCACTTTCActcgaatgttctattagagtagttctaTAGCTGACAGCATGCGCGCACAAATGTCCGGGACTTGCGCGTAACAACACCAGCtgcacacttagcaaccgtaaTATTTTCGAATAGTGGCTGCTTTAGAAAATAAAATTGAGAGCATTTGTTTCAGAGTTTGTTCAATTGAAACTGAAAGGAAGCTGGAGTAATAACTGCATAGCTGCAGAACCATGTCTGAAGGAAAGAACTTCCCAGAAGCTGACAAAAATGGTGAAACCGAGTGTATAACACGCCCCCCAGAACCCTTGGCTGCAGAACAGAAAGCGAAGAGCAAAACTGCAACTCTGACTGACCAAAAGGAGAAGGCGTCTTACTTAGCAGCTTTCAGCTATTTTCTCTTGTTGCTTATACTACCAAATTTTGTGATGCTGTTTGCCTACACTATTATCGACCTGGAAGGAAATATCACACAGCTAATTGAGATATTACAGTCTCAAGACCTACAAGAAACTATGCTGCAAATTTGGTGGCCATATGCAATGGGTAACTATGAAACTTGGGTTATTATCATGACATTCTTTGTGTTTGAGTTG
This portion of the Dysidea avara chromosome 12, odDysAvar1.4, whole genome shotgun sequence genome encodes:
- the LOC136240353 gene encoding guanine nucleotide exchange factor DBS-like, with product MMDDKVPPGSPSSTANGDGSLKVLDFIPVLEKNLAFLSGARERKRPILTVPSSGIKSLEQKDGFKNLLTTVECLSAQISPELLTLGVIVLADGRHSSSALCKSLLEHISLQWQFTIHHVYLMRVHNPLPLRKNATSDKSNDKLQITYCYDEESLKKFILVDNLTSEFGGDINYDHNHWIYIRSNYEKIILQWDKAKEELPGMRTGLACAQLVRTVKEAEKQMHEHLKLKEIIYNKICDAAELIENFLSYLRHPDMQYISMACTLDYVELTEKLALLQAEIKEEHVDFDKFWSEHKTLLDRVMNFSLFNRLVTKVNGIVSGYLDDLTADLVVGDNLTTATQLGEQHEAFTRKCMETVSGHLQEVKEEGKHLCEPLNVTGEEFVYQDTNIKEMNSTVKKNMASLKDLNRSLMQKCQQKRDLLMVAVKYHYLCTQCERWYKETEDVLATQSVGDMDKKGAVTAMQVLNNCSKKMSTKQITALKELGTCLPEKSFKKKTNKLTDKCKQVAEKLEARKASYLKIVAATMKPPVRPDVPAESIQPVQPAQPVQTNQQDYKAKPVQPAHPIQQVKPTQQDQQAKPVQPVHKSVQSAHQPVQPAHQSVKPAHQPVQPKRSAELLTQSEKYPQSKVITLSPNHSVPTTFPRLENGTARPLSPTVLDHFDGQQLLPMQRIFKELVLTEKAYVKDLASVMDGYYNEMDPHSMDVPLKLRGKRSQVFGNLDEIYDFHSRFFLHALEKYDDSPEQVGECFLAHSQRFRLYEAYCKNRSNSNALIADDTACNAFFKQIQLSLGHELPLSSYLLKPVQRITKYQLLLKELMDSCADSQEIFESLKKAFDEMLKILRCLNQSMDVVGLKGFPGNLVDQGRLLAQEKFVIVESNTRARTKKTLFAKNKERHVFLFEKVLVLSKKTTGVDAKKPASFLYKEHYFMTDLSLREINDQKTCLFLMVFGQHKPITLQADSQEVKEAWESEIRRLLEMQFGLLKEQALMSPTKEKEASLSGPFTSTLKRGASLSKFEAATIKPLVTSPTSSVLSEGSPLSDPESDEEEIGFYTDEDDEDGETGFSDGSILNSDEDVAYESLAPGAHKWYRATSDYAPGSTDNDVALVEDQIVELLGISQYGWWWVRVTNHNNELQQGWAPASYLETCSN